TAAGTCCATACGCCTCATCAAGAGACAACCCCAGTAACATACAAACGTTTAAATTAAGTTGAAATTACTTGATATCTTAACGTCGAAAATACGTAAAATTGGCCGCCGAATGAACGTAATTTTCAATGTTGGGGAGAGACGTTGAGAAAGCATTGGAAAGTGGTTAAAAATACGTTGAAAGTACCTTGAGAACGAGGATAGGGTGAGATCAAAAACATCCATAAAAAATGAGAACGATAGGGTGAGATCAAAAACATccataagaaataattatataacgATGAAAATACGTTGAAAAACTCTGAGAAAACGTTGAAAAGTGGTTGAAATTATaacgttgaaaaattcaatcttcAACGGTTATTTAACAGTAAAAACCAAATTTATACGTTGAAAAAACGTTCTGTGCTACCTATGAAATGGATACCGCATAAAAACGAAGTGATAGTATTATTCACCAACAAATACAAgtcatatattttatagagtCTTCATAAAAAAATGTCCTGtcctatcatattatattaagcgagcaatttctgtatatttatatggttatgtggttatctgtttatgtggttatatggttatatgggtatatatttatgttcaacggatctcgaaaacgattttcacgaaatctggaacaaagtaggtttatgatatgaagactcgattgcactaggtctcaaccctgggataactcgctggagaatattaaaaggataaatacgtccttggaaaaacagctggaaattttgtcatctgtttataccgtaatggaagagagtgaacgagtgcatgtgtaggatcatccagctgatctcacgagaagaaaaattcagcaagaaaaacttcgcttatttctcttttttctagaaaacatgtttacttcagaaagtccaaaatagtaactagatgctgttagtgttgAATGATACATAGTATataaacaaatattgtagcaaacatagtatatcattctaaaacgaattcatagtatatctatttgtaattgatgatgtgtttgttttttgaagtgtgaataaattgagtgatagtagcttaacctagattttgatttggactgtgttataaatttgaaaagggacagttttgggcataagcctgttgtgcctccatatataactgtaaaaataattgtacgactgagaaaatgaataaataaatataaactataaactcaatgttttgttacaaattttctatgcttttacactccagagcgaatcTCGGACCCCGATATTTTATCTTATTCATCTGTGCGAGGCAAAATGCGAAACTTTGAATCAATAGAAGacaatataattttgtaaaataatggACAATCAACAACCATTGAAAACTGTATATAATCTatgtaatttttatcaattttagagGGAGTAAAGTATATTATGATTAATCATTTGGAACCAACGaaactttgaattgaaataatcagtttgaataattgcaaaaaGTCAGACATTTGAGGGGAAAATTCAAAGATTGACGAcctattcttcaatttttggcAAGCAGGACGTTGACTCTCGCCTGATTTCGTATGCATTCCCTGTCCATGGTCACGATCACCATTACAAGTCAATAGAGTCGTGACTCACAGTCAAGGTTTTCACAATTTAATGGCAGACTGTGAATGAAATTACACCAAACTGGCCTCGGACTGATAGATTCCACCTGATACTTCCTGTGAGGTTTCGATAAAATGCTTAAAAAACTGGTAGGATGATTGGAATGGATGGATATTGAATACAGAATCGAATGTTATGGTGGTAATTTGAACTTTTATTGTGGACTCACAATGGAATTTTGAAAGAAGATAAgttgtgaattaatcaacattGATGGAATTAATGACATGCTGGTATAGTCTAGGACGAGATTCATAATTGATTTCACTCCTTGATCTATGAAtgatattgatttataaaatgattttgaTTCGTACGATAGTattccgtccttataaatctATTGGAtgaaacagatgatttcaaacagactagtagttctgtgaacagtagacctcgcgcttagTAAGtaacattgacctgttgttatgttttctcaaaaattaatatataatttaacaatttgaaatgtctagaaaaaatgctaaataaatatagagctttctatcctgtcgtaccgtgacgtgtcgtcccggaatgtgagtgtgagcgctgttatcaggtctggctgcaactgtctacaacgttgatggaaagatacaattttcaagatgtttgatgtttttgaacgggtagtattataatagtcaactgtctactaacgttgatggaaagataaattttcaagatgttcgatgtttttgaacgggtagtattatagtccactatacagctgatttatgatgaataattctatagtctgatttttacgataatattggcgtatgaaggaggctcctttttccttttaaattatccttgaaatgaaaaatttccaaaaaccttgtataaacgtcgacgcgcaatttaaaaaggaacatacccgtcaaatttcatgaaaatctattaccgcgtttcgccgtaaatgcacaacataaaaacattacacatataaacatcaagagaaatgccaaaccgtcgacttgaatcttagacctcacttcgctcggtcaataatatttgtcaagttatttttatctgatagaattcataaggacggcgaAATATCATACAGACAAAAATCCATGTTTGTTTGTACAGGGCTTGAGTTGAATTAGTATTTTGTACAGATACTGTATGATATTATAGTAACTGTAGTATTATGAAGTCTCAATGGATttcataaagaaaataattattctaaaattaACCAAATATCATCATGCTATTGAAGTCTAGAACAAGATTTGACTCATCATGTTGTCTGTTATAATGGTATACTAAACTAATCTAGTTATATCATACTGTAGGCTACTGTATATCATATTTTCCCTATATATTAGATATTctagatttatttcaattatgctcCCTTTTTCTGGAAATGTCAGATTGTAGTTTCctattccaaaactttctaTTGTATCTTCCCTATCCTATCAAACTTTTCCCTCCTTGTAAACTTCCAACGGCTTGAAAGCTCATCCGAAAAATATCTATGACTTCAAATCAATTGAAACCATATAAATTACGAAATAATTGTCGTACCAACAAGTCTCGAGGAATAAACCTATAATTGCTCACTTGAACAATGTAACCTTTGTGGTGGAACTTCAAACCGTGGGTTATCGCAaaagatgatcttgaagagatAACCCCCATACAACATTGAGAAGAAACTGCACAAAACAAAGGTGACAGAAGGAAaatgagtaggagaagaagacggagaagaagaagaagaaggagaagatgtagaagaagaagaagaagaagaagaagaagaagaagaagaagaagaagaagaagaagaagaagaagaagaagaagaagaagaagaagaagaagaagaagaagaagaagaagaagaagaagaagaagaagaagaagaagaagaagaagaagaagaagaagaagaagaagaagaagaagaagaagaagaagaagaagaagaagaagaagaagaagaagagaagagaagaagagaagaagaagaagaagaagaagaaggagaagaagaagagaagaagaagagaagaagaagaagagaaggaggagaagaagaagaagaagaagaagaagaagaagaagaagaagaagaagaagaagaagaagaagaagaagaagaagaagaagaagaagaagacggagaagatgataatgaagaagaagatgatggagaagaagaagaagaagatgatgaagaagaagaatggaggagaagaatggaggagaagaataagaataagaagaagaagaagaagaagaagaagaagaagagaagaagaagaagaagaagagaagaagaagaagaagaagaagaagaagaagaagaagaagaagaagaagaagaagaagaagaagaagaagaagaagaagaagaagaagaaggaggaggagagaagaagaagaagaagaagaagaagaagaaggaggagaagaagaagaagaagaagaagaagaagagaagaaggaagaagaagaagaagaagaagaagatgatgaagaagaagaatggaggagaagaatggaggagaagaataagaataagaagaagaagaagaagaagaagaagaagaagaagaagaagaagagagaagaagaagaagaagaagaagaagaagaagaagaagaagaagaagaagaagaagaagaagaagagaagaagaagaagaagaagaagaaaaagaagaaggagaagaagaagaagaagaagaagaagaagaagaggaggaggagaaaagcgTGGAAGAGAAGAATGTGTAGGCAAGATAACCTCAGCAGCCAGGGTTAAAGCATATAAGTGACCCATGTCAGACAGACACTATCCTCTTTGATCATCAAATTTTACATGCACGACCAATTAATTAATAGAAGGTGTGGTATCAGCCAGCATTTATGCAAATTAGAAAATTCAATCCAAACTTTTATGAAATCTTGAATTTCCTTATTGAATTCGTCAGTAGACACATAATAGTTGTTTTAATGATGACATTTTCATCTCTTGACATTCTATCGCTCTCTTATATTATCCCATTTTTATTCTGCAAAATCTTGACTTATCAATATTGCACAAATATGATTTAATCGTCATAATGTCTCTAGTATAATATGTACTAGTATAATTGTATACAGTCTTCAGCTGTTAAAAACtcatagtgagtaggtttttactttccttgccctattaccataggtaaggaaagtattgctttccgaaaaaaattaaggtaccccaatttctaaatttctatacgtttcaaggtcccctgagtccaaaaaagtggtttttgggtattggtctgtatgtgtgtatgtgtatgtgtgtgtgtatgagtgtatgtgcgtctgtgtacacgatatctcatctcccaattaacagaatgacttgaaatttggaactcaaggtccttcccctataaggatccgacacgagcaatttcgatcaaattcaattaaagatggcggctaaaatggcgaaaatgttgtcaaaaacagggttattcgcgattttctcaaaaatggctccagcgattttgatcaaatttatacctaaaacagtcattgataagctctatcaaccgccacaagtctcatatctgtaaaaatttcaggagctccgccacatctatgcaaagtgtgattttagattcccaattatcaggcttcagatacaatttaaacaaaaaaattcaaatggaaaagattgatcataaaaatctctacaattaatgttcagtgacatttccacctaagattggaaataagctcgaaattcgagaaaatgtgtttattcaatgcTGTTGGCAAtctgtttattctattaaatcattcactatgaagagaaagcagacttcgtgtgtctccagcgttattgtcctgtcaccagctggctcaagtctttgaatagtagaattgtgatgcgcgggaacactagcatcaggtgatcaattttcataacggcaaggaaagttgtgtgagtgcgccacaccagattttttgattttgtattcaaatttttcaaataagtgcaatatttcttaagTTTCCAAtctattgtgatacattctgtgattcatttaaagTAAAAAATCACccttaaaaattttaaaatttttaaatcatcattcttttGTACGAAAATCAAgagacgaagcagtgtgtgataacATAACCCTAACTtatggacaacattaacattttatcaaaatttttggagtgaaatagtacaggctcagcctagtttttcctccaatgtcataattttattatgattatagtgttttatacaataaatgaatgaatgaatgaatgaatgaatgaatgtatatcTCTTTCACCTGCATCATTAACCTGAATCGTCTTCAACCTTCTATTGGACTCCTCTGTTCTCTAATACAACAACCAGAAACACTATGGATTGGAGGCGAGCTAGTGGAGAAGGTCTGCAAATATAAATACTTGGGAACAATTGTCACTGACAACAATGACTACTCCGAAGAAATAAAATCAAGAATTGGACAGGCTAgagctacttttaataaaatgagGAGCGTACTGAGTAGTACTGATCTTAGCCTGCATCTCAAATTAAGAATGCTTAAAGGCTACGTATTTCCAGTTCTATTATATGGAATGGAAGCCTGGACTCTTAAAAAGAACGACACCGACCGGCTAGAAGCATTTGAGATGTGGGCTTATAGAAGAATTCTCAGAATAAGCTGGACTAGCTGAACAACCAACAAGGAAGTATTAAGAAGAATGGGAAAGAACAGAGAAATCATGATCACCATCAAAATCAGGAAACTGCAATACCTGGGTCATGTAATGAGAGGAGAGAGATATACACTTTTGCAAAACATCATACAAGGAAAGATACAAGGCAAAAGAAGTATAGGAAGGAGACGGATCTCATGGTTAAATAACTTGAGACAGTGGTACAACAGTAGTTCCATTGATCTTTCCAGGGCGGTTgcctcaaaaatcaaaattgccATGTTGATAGCCAACCTTCTTAAAGGAGACGGCACATAAAGAAGAAGAGTTCTCTAATTGCTCCCCCTCccaagaagaaggaggaagagaagaagtagaaaaagaataGAGAAGAAAAACTCAAAATAGAGAAAACGAATAAGGAGTAGTAAAAAAACTTGTGGTAGCAGAAAATTTATGTAACCCTGACAGTTCAAAATATTCAGAAACAAGTGTGGACAGCTCAATCAAGTAGACTGGCCTAAACGGGGCAAaccaaaaaataatgtaaacaaaCACTGTGCTAACTATACTAGGATACTACCGCCAAAAACCACACTGATCAAGGTCGTCTGTTGGCATAATCCATAATCAGTGCGCACGCGCAACCCATAATTAAAAGCCTACACACACATCGTTGTCGTCTATTAGCGGTCTAATCCACACACACAACATGCTCACCTCACTCATATACtaagattcattttaaactgtcatCATTGATTTAATGGGGAGATTTGTTGTTATTATTGaggtatgctgacagtttgggAATGAGTTGATCGAATTTTTGGACATTGATGTGTAAATTGGTTGCACCCGGGAATTGGATTCAATTTTTTGTCTAGCTGACTGAAATTGGGATTGTAGCAGAGAACAAACAAAGATAGActaatttatctcttttctgtatagggctacttgtaatataaatataaaaaaaataataaaaatctcagtacccttatttt
The sequence above is drawn from the Nilaparvata lugens isolate BPH chromosome 2, ASM1435652v1, whole genome shotgun sequence genome and encodes:
- the LOC120349810 gene encoding LOW QUALITY PROTEIN: uncharacterized protein DDB_G0271670-like (The sequence of the model RefSeq protein was modified relative to this genomic sequence to represent the inferred CDS: deleted 2 bases in 1 codon), translating into LSLFKFILQSKSKSSSSSSSSSSSSSSSSPSSFSSSSSSSHSSSSSSSSSSSSSSFFSSSSSSSSSSPPSSSSSSSSSSLPPSSSSSSSSSSSSSSSSSSSSSSSSSSSSSSSSSSSSSSSSSPSSSSSLSSSPSSSSSSSSSSSSSSSSSSSSSSSSSSSSSSPPSLLLLLFFFSSSSPSSSSSSSSLLLFSSSSSSSSSSSSSSSSSSSSSSSSSSSSSSSSSSSSSSSSSSSSSSSSSSSSSSSSS